One Alkalinema sp. FACHB-956 genomic window, TGCTTATCGGACATACTGGACAGTTGAACGACTTGGATCCCTTTAATGATCAGTTCAGCCCAGTTTAAAGCATGGGATACGGTCGGTGTTGCCAGAGTAAAGGTCACTGCGGACAGCAGAGCCAGCACCGGATAGAACCAACGACGGGGATAATAACGACGATTGAGCTTAGTACCTAACATGGGTCACCCGAGCAAATTTCTAGTAAGGGAGGGCTAGATGAAGGGATTATTACGACTGGAAGCAGTAGAGGCTATGACTCATTGCTTGAATTGTTTGGAATCCTTGAGAGGCAATTTAGGCAATTATCAATTTAGGCAATTATTTAGGCAATTATGTTGTGAGACGCGATCGACGCTGACTTAGTTTCAGGAATTACCAAGTTTCAGGAATTACCAGTTCAGGAATCCCCGGTTCAAGAATCCCCAGTTCAAGAATCCCCAAGTTTGTCATGCAGCGCTCATGCTCCCCGATCATGGTAATCTGTCTCATGACGATCGGCGATGAATGCTACAAAAGGCTTAATTTCTTGCCCAGCGTGGTTTCCGCCTTCCTCTTCAAGGATTTCCGGTATGGCTATTCTCGATTCCCAAGGGCGCTTATTTGGTAAGTTCAGCATCCTCGATGTGGGTGCGGCGCTGATTATTTTGATGGTCATTGGCGGCATCTTCCTACTTCCAGGTAAAACCAGTAGTTTTGCCCAAGGTACCCCGATCGAAGTGGATGTTTTGGTGCGGGGCCTCAGTTCTGCGACCCCCAAGGAACTGCTCAAGGAAGGACAACGGATTAACGTCATCATTCGGAATGAGCCATCGGGTTCGGTTGACTTGAAAAAAGTAGAATTTCTCTCCCGAACAGTCGCTGTTTCTCAACCAGATGGATCTGTTAAAGCCTTGCCCGATCCCCGGCCAGAGATGGCATTTTCTAACGATCTGCGCCTAACGCTGGCTGGAAATGCCAAGATGACAGAAGATGGGCCGGTGTTTGGGAACAAGAAAGTCAAAGTGGGTACTTCCTTGGAACTAGAAGGCCCGGAGTACAACTTCAACAGCACTGTGATTGCCATTCGCAAATAAGCACTTTAAACAAGCGCTTTGCCCTTTACTTATTCTCTCTAGGAGATCTATCGTGGCCCCCGCTTCCCGATCGCATACCCAGCAGTTTCTGCGCCACTTGCTAAGGGAGATTGCTGAACTGGAAATTTCGCCTCAGGTACTTCAGACGTTGCAGCGTAAGTGGTTGTCTGGAGCCAAGGGATGGAGTTTGGTGGCGGTGGGCACCACGGCGTTGATCTTTTGGAATGGTCGGTTGGTACTGGCCACGACGATCGGGGCGGCAGTCATGATGGCTGTCTACTATGGCCAAACCTCCTGGCAAAATTCCGCTTGGCAGCAGCAGCTTGCCACTTGGAAATCCACGTTAGCGGGCTGGAACAAGACGTTTCTGTTAGCAGCGGCTAGTGGCGTTGGGGCAACGTTTTTGGCTTACCTGGGCTTTGCAGTCTGGGCGGAAACGGAGCAGCACTGGGTGGCCACGGCTCTGTTGTTACAGGGCATGACCTCGCTGGGACTGCTGGGACTCGGGCTAGGGCAGCGGGTGAAGCTGACGCCCGATCGCCCAGCGTTGAATTATTCAGATTGGATCCACAAGCTGGTCGATGCCGATGCAGTACGGCGACTGATGGCGGTACGGGAGCTAACAGCGGCGATCGCGGCTCAAACCTTAACGCCAGAACAAACCCGCCAAGTCGCGGACTATTTCCGGTTAATGC contains:
- a CDS encoding DUF4330 domain-containing protein: MAILDSQGRLFGKFSILDVGAALIILMVIGGIFLLPGKTSSFAQGTPIEVDVLVRGLSSATPKELLKEGQRINVIIRNEPSGSVDLKKVEFLSRTVAVSQPDGSVKALPDPRPEMAFSNDLRLTLAGNAKMTEDGPVFGNKKVKVGTSLELEGPEYNFNSTVIAIRK